A single genomic interval of Anaerobacillus sp. CMMVII harbors:
- a CDS encoding ABC transporter substrate-binding protein → MPSETEILFAIGAGDKVLAVDDFSNFPEQTAGLPKLGSTYSGLNLEQLIALQPDVIFINAALQAQVAQELREQGLKVFGSNPQSVEEIIQAIEEIGVVLNHQEEAEAVTKGMLEKLEFVKVKVANVAPKQVYAEYSAGWSFGTGEFANDLITLAGGVNIFADQTGWFEVSAEEVIKRNPEVILYTAGEEGIKEENKEQIISRDGWEVISAIQMITSLELTQIKLVVSDRELLIVYLKSLKYFIRS, encoded by the coding sequence ATCCCAAGTGAAACAGAAATTCTGTTCGCAATCGGAGCAGGTGATAAGGTACTAGCAGTAGATGATTTTTCCAATTTTCCTGAACAGACTGCTGGTCTTCCGAAGCTTGGAAGTACATATTCTGGATTGAATTTAGAGCAATTAATAGCTTTGCAACCAGATGTCATCTTTATTAACGCTGCGTTACAAGCGCAAGTAGCACAAGAATTAAGAGAACAGGGCTTAAAGGTGTTTGGGTCAAACCCACAATCAGTTGAAGAAATTATTCAAGCAATCGAGGAAATCGGCGTCGTCCTTAATCACCAAGAAGAAGCTGAAGCTGTGACAAAGGGAATGTTAGAAAAACTAGAATTTGTAAAAGTAAAAGTCGCCAATGTAGCTCCGAAACAAGTATATGCAGAGTATTCTGCAGGATGGTCATTTGGTACAGGTGAATTTGCTAATGATTTAATCACGTTAGCGGGCGGAGTAAATATTTTTGCTGACCAGACAGGTTGGTTTGAAGTAAGTGCTGAAGAAGTGATTAAGAGAAACCCAGAGGTAATATTATATACAGCTGGTGAAGAAGGGATAAAGGAAGAGAATAAGGAACAGATTATCTCAAGAGACGGTTGGGAAGTTATTTCAGCCATTCAAATGATAACGTCATTGGAATTGACTCAAATAAAGCTAGTCGTGTCGGACCGAGAATTACTGATAGTTTACTTGAAATCTTTAAAGTACTTCATCCGGAGTTAG
- a CDS encoding ABC transporter ATP-binding protein yields the protein MIVAKNLSKKYESKEVLKEVNLSVNSGEIVGIIGPNGCGKSTLMKLLSGAEVPTGGTVEINGKPIKKYKPKELARKLAVLQQEALPHIGFTVREIIEMGRYPYQNWMGEEITERLHQYDVVDQTIRKLNLTHLENKSIDNLSGGERQRVALGKVMAQEPSILMLDEPTTFLDIGFQLQMMEIVKRWQEECQLTVVVILHDLNIASLYCHKIIMIKEGKVEKVGTPTSVIDGNLIGTIYNTKPFVIDHPSQKDSPQIILNPTK from the coding sequence ATGATTGTAGCAAAAAATCTTTCTAAGAAGTATGAATCAAAGGAAGTTTTGAAAGAGGTAAATTTGTCAGTAAATTCTGGTGAAATCGTAGGGATTATTGGACCGAATGGTTGTGGTAAATCAACCCTAATGAAGCTATTATCTGGTGCTGAAGTTCCTACGGGAGGGACCGTTGAGATAAATGGAAAACCGATTAAGAAGTACAAACCTAAAGAATTAGCTAGAAAGCTAGCTGTACTACAGCAAGAAGCATTGCCACATATAGGCTTTACAGTCCGTGAGATTATCGAGATGGGGAGATATCCCTATCAAAACTGGATGGGTGAAGAGATTACTGAAAGGCTTCATCAGTATGATGTTGTTGATCAGACGATCAGGAAATTGAATTTAACACATTTAGAAAATAAATCAATTGATAATCTTAGTGGAGGGGAAAGACAAAGAGTTGCCTTAGGTAAAGTTATGGCTCAAGAACCGAGCATACTTATGCTTGATGAACCTACGACATTTCTAGATATCGGCTTTCAGCTACAAATGATGGAGATTGTCAAGAGGTGGCAAGAAGAGTGTCAATTAACAGTGGTAGTTATCCTTCACGACCTTAACATAGCATCGTTGTACTGTCATAAAATCATAATGATAAAAGAAGGTAAAGTTGAAAAGGTAGGTACGCCAACTTCAGTCATAGATGGAAATTTAATAGGAACGATTTACAATACCAAACCTTTTGTCATTGATCATCCGAGTCAGAAGGATTCACCGCAGATTATTCTAAATCCAACTAAGTAG
- a CDS encoding diphthine--ammonia ligase, protein MKERAAVSWSGGKDSTFALYKILKADQYKVEALLTTVTEGFNRISIHGVRESLLEKQAESLAIPLKKMYIPQESSNEVYQKRMSEQLKELKNVGIETIVFGDIFLEDVRAYREELIEKLKMKAIFPLWGQSTDELINEFFSVGFKTITTCIDTEKVTSEFLGREMDEHFIKELPKNVDPCGENGEFHTFTFEGPLFKQKIDFRIGEWVERGRFHFRDLVG, encoded by the coding sequence ATGAAAGAACGAGCAGCTGTGTCATGGAGTGGAGGAAAGGATAGTACATTCGCACTTTATAAAATCTTAAAAGCTGACCAATACAAAGTGGAAGCACTACTGACAACAGTTACAGAGGGATTTAATAGGATCAGTATCCATGGTGTTAGAGAAAGTCTACTCGAAAAACAAGCAGAGAGCCTTGCTATTCCTCTGAAAAAAATGTATATCCCTCAGGAAAGCTCCAACGAAGTTTATCAAAAAAGAATGTCTGAGCAATTAAAAGAATTGAAAAATGTTGGAATCGAAACCATCGTATTTGGCGATATTTTCTTAGAAGATGTAAGAGCTTATCGAGAAGAACTAATTGAAAAGCTTAAGATGAAAGCAATCTTCCCACTCTGGGGACAATCAACGGATGAATTAATTAACGAATTTTTTTCAGTAGGATTTAAGACAATTACAACTTGTATTGATACTGAAAAGGTGACAAGTGAATTTCTTGGTAGAGAAATGGACGAGCATTTTATTAAGGAATTACCCAAGAATGTTGATCCGTGCGGAGAGAATGGAGAATTTCATACGTTTACCTTTGAGGGGCCTTTGTTTAAACAGAAGATTGATTTTCGTATAGGTGAATGGGTTGAAAGAGGCCGGTTTCACTTTAGGGATTTGGTAGGATGA
- a CDS encoding cache domain-containing protein: MRKIKKYSNFSIRTSMIFVFILLMLSTVGVIGYFVFSNWFSSAEKTIEIMAEDMNYEIDNKVNAFVNLPLHINEMNSKFIENGIVNIDNETERDSFFVGVMKFLKDEVVYSFSIGIENGEYYGARRNENNEIEIMRNNTDTGGNSWYYSVTEDLTAGKLVVEAGKFDVTTRDWYKAAKETQKPVFSPIYKHFVMDDLTVSAAYPIFDKDGGFQGVLGTHITLTKINKFLQEIVQDKNGLAFIIDKNSGELIANSLDIENFKTLEGGIVKRMMIEEIENNAIAQAYQTYQSTAENNIRVPNEGDKLYISFTEYNKAGLDWLVITAFPESLLVAGIFTNMKLAILLTLIALLVSIVTYWLLTNKFFKPIDSFIETTEKFSQGDLSERATILRNDEIGRISISLIKWQILYMSMFITSRKRSERERLIY; this comes from the coding sequence ATGAGAAAAATCAAAAAATATAGTAACTTCTCAATAAGAACCTCTATGATCTTTGTTTTTATCCTATTAATGTTATCCACAGTTGGTGTAATAGGCTATTTTGTATTTTCAAACTGGTTCTCTTCAGCTGAAAAAACGATAGAAATTATGGCTGAAGACATGAACTATGAGATTGATAATAAAGTTAATGCTTTCGTGAATCTGCCCTTACATATTAATGAAATGAACTCAAAATTTATTGAAAATGGTATTGTCAATATAGACAATGAAACCGAGCGTGATAGTTTTTTTGTTGGTGTTATGAAATTTTTGAAAGATGAGGTTGTATACAGTTTCTCCATTGGTATAGAAAATGGAGAATATTATGGTGCTCGTAGAAACGAAAACAATGAAATTGAAATTATGAGGAATAATACAGATACTGGTGGAAACTCCTGGTATTATTCCGTAACTGAAGATTTGACTGCGGGAAAACTTGTTGTAGAAGCTGGGAAATTTGATGTCACAACAAGAGATTGGTATAAGGCAGCAAAAGAAACACAAAAGCCTGTATTTTCTCCGATTTATAAACATTTTGTAATGGATGATTTAACTGTCTCAGCAGCTTATCCTATTTTCGATAAAGATGGAGGGTTTCAAGGGGTATTGGGAACACACATTACCCTTACAAAAATAAATAAATTTCTTCAAGAAATCGTTCAAGATAAAAATGGATTGGCCTTTATTATTGATAAAAACTCTGGAGAGTTGATTGCTAATTCCCTTGATATTGAGAATTTTAAAACTCTTGAAGGTGGAATAGTAAAAAGAATGATGATTGAAGAGATCGAGAATAACGCGATCGCTCAAGCTTATCAAACCTACCAAAGTACGGCAGAAAATAACATTCGAGTACCAAATGAAGGTGACAAACTGTATATTAGTTTTACTGAATACAATAAAGCTGGATTAGATTGGCTAGTAATTACAGCATTCCCTGAAAGTCTATTAGTAGCTGGAATTTTTACAAATATGAAATTAGCCATACTACTGACCCTAATCGCTCTTTTAGTTTCAATAGTTACTTACTGGTTGCTAACAAATAAGTTTTTTAAACCGATTGATAGCTTTATAGAAACAACTGAAAAGTTTTCACAAGGTGATTTATCCGAAAGAGCAACCATTCTAAGAAATGATGAAATTGGAAGAATATCAATATCTTTAATAAAATGGCAGATCTTATATATGAGCATGTTCATAACCTCGAGGAAAAGGTCAGAGAGAGAACGTTTAATCTATTAG
- a CDS encoding nitrogen regulation protein NR(II), which translates to MADLIYEHVHNLEEKVRERTFNLLETNKELQENKELLENSKNHFQSLFTNSPVMKAIVKDNRCIQVNKSWAEYTGYSQEEILSTDVNDLAILKDLSVYFTSFCQVEHISEEHLLLTYTTKSNKKRAAFVNYVKIREANTTQYLVIALDITKQQQYEDAIAKLDRLHTISQVAASIGHEVRNPLTTIKGFTQLFLLKPEFLPYQTFLDLIIDELNRANDIISDFLSLAKTDNSIMEVASINDEINEILILLNAHALKENVSLETNFETISNVNICKNEFRQVILNIVNNAIEVSEHGDLVSIKTYENNSHVIVSISDQGKGIPKEIQDKIGEPFYTTKSSGTGLGLAVCHTILLRHSGKMTFETGDQGTTFYLHFPIAGISDVEKKARIS; encoded by the coding sequence ATGGCAGATCTTATATATGAGCATGTTCATAACCTCGAGGAAAAGGTCAGAGAGAGAACGTTTAATCTATTAGAAACCAATAAGGAACTACAAGAAAATAAAGAACTGTTAGAAAATAGTAAAAACCATTTTCAGAGTCTTTTTACAAATAGTCCTGTCATGAAGGCGATTGTGAAGGATAACCGCTGTATCCAAGTCAATAAGTCTTGGGCTGAATATACCGGTTATAGTCAAGAAGAAATCTTAAGCACTGATGTAAATGATCTTGCAATTCTAAAAGATTTGTCCGTATACTTCACAAGTTTTTGCCAAGTTGAACATATAAGTGAAGAGCATTTGCTACTTACATACACTACTAAGTCTAATAAGAAACGCGCTGCTTTCGTTAATTATGTAAAAATAAGAGAAGCTAACACAACTCAGTATTTAGTTATAGCCTTAGATATAACCAAGCAACAACAATATGAAGACGCGATAGCAAAGCTCGATCGGCTGCATACGATAAGTCAGGTGGCTGCTAGTATTGGTCATGAAGTACGTAACCCTCTGACTACCATTAAAGGGTTTACTCAACTATTTTTATTAAAACCTGAATTTCTCCCATATCAGACGTTCTTAGACCTGATAATTGATGAACTAAATCGAGCAAATGACATCATTAGTGATTTCTTATCATTAGCGAAAACAGATAATTCTATCATGGAAGTAGCTTCTATTAATGATGAAATTAATGAAATCCTAATCTTATTAAACGCACATGCGTTAAAAGAAAATGTTAGCCTTGAAACCAACTTTGAAACGATTTCGAACGTCAATATTTGTAAGAATGAATTTCGACAAGTGATCTTAAATATTGTAAATAATGCAATTGAAGTAAGTGAACATGGCGACTTGGTATCAATAAAAACATATGAAAATAATTCACATGTTATTGTATCAATTTCCGACCAAGGTAAAGGTATCCCTAAAGAAATCCAGGATAAGATTGGAGAGCCTTTTTATACCACGAAGTCAAGTGGAACCGGATTAGGCTTAGCTGTTTGCCATACAATCCTACTTAGACATTCTGGCAAAATGACTTTTGAGACGGGTGATCAAGGAACAACCTTCTATTTACATTTCCCTATAGCAGGGATAAGCGATGTGGAAAAGAAAGCAAGAATAAGTTAA
- a CDS encoding flavin monoamine oxidase family protein, with amino-acid sequence MLNYVFPELPTDRMISIIRNGLEKTKTPKKIIIVGAGMAGLVSASLLKEAGHDVTVIEATDRVGGRIYTIRGDLRDGQYLEAGAMRIPHTHSLTLEYINKFKLQVNRFINSTPNDIIYVKGIKARFKAYEQNPDILRFPVYPHERGKTATELLQLAIKPVTDFIEENPRRNWPWVIEELDKYSMDSYLRYNPFGVRLSPGAIEMIKVILTLEGLTELSFLELLRELLILFTPDIRFFEITGGNDLLPRAFTDQLKDNIFYGQKVKKIVQHENQVTVHAIHKILEPTQITADLVIVTIPFSVLQFVEIEPRNSFSDSKWKAIRELNYAGSTKTGIQFKNRFWEKEGLYGGQTVTDLPIKYAQYPSHDLGSDGSGVVLGSYTWDDDAIPWDSLENDERLEYVLRNLATIHGDQVYREFQGGVSHSWIRYPYSAGAFTMFKPEQIKELSPYISTPEGRVHFAGEHASTAHAWIQGAIESGIRAAHEVNDLPRTFFPNKRG; translated from the coding sequence TTGTTAAATTACGTATTTCCAGAGTTACCAACTGATCGTATGATTTCAATCATCAGAAATGGACTTGAAAAAACCAAAACTCCTAAGAAGATTATCATTGTCGGTGCAGGTATGGCAGGATTAGTCTCAGCTTCTTTACTTAAGGAAGCCGGACACGATGTTACCGTCATTGAAGCTACGGATAGGGTTGGAGGGAGAATCTATACGATAAGAGGAGATTTAAGGGATGGTCAATATCTAGAAGCTGGTGCAATGCGGATCCCTCACACTCATTCGTTGACTTTGGAATATATTAATAAATTCAAACTCCAAGTGAATAGGTTTATTAATTCAACACCTAACGATATTATCTATGTTAAAGGCATCAAAGCTCGCTTTAAGGCGTATGAACAAAATCCTGATATTTTGCGTTTTCCTGTATATCCACATGAAAGAGGGAAAACCGCTACGGAATTACTTCAATTAGCCATAAAACCGGTGACTGATTTTATTGAAGAAAATCCGAGGAGAAATTGGCCTTGGGTCATAGAAGAATTGGATAAATACTCAATGGACTCTTATTTAAGATACAATCCGTTTGGCGTCAGATTATCTCCGGGTGCCATCGAAATGATTAAAGTGATTCTTACACTAGAAGGACTTACTGAGCTTTCTTTCTTAGAACTGTTACGCGAACTATTAATCCTTTTCACTCCTGATATCCGTTTTTTTGAAATCACCGGTGGTAACGACCTTCTTCCAAGAGCATTTACGGACCAATTGAAAGATAATATATTTTATGGGCAAAAGGTGAAAAAAATTGTGCAGCATGAAAACCAGGTAACAGTTCATGCTATCCATAAAATCTTGGAGCCAACTCAAATAACTGCGGATCTTGTGATTGTGACTATACCTTTTTCTGTTTTACAGTTTGTAGAGATTGAACCGCGTAATTCATTTTCTGATAGCAAGTGGAAGGCAATTCGGGAACTTAACTATGCTGGCTCTACAAAGACTGGCATTCAGTTTAAAAATAGATTTTGGGAAAAAGAAGGTTTGTACGGTGGGCAAACTGTTACCGATCTCCCGATAAAATATGCCCAATACCCGAGTCATGACCTCGGTTCAGATGGATCAGGAGTAGTTTTGGGGAGCTATACTTGGGATGATGATGCGATACCTTGGGATAGTTTGGAAAACGATGAACGCTTAGAGTATGTATTAAGAAACTTAGCTACCATTCATGGAGATCAGGTGTATCGGGAATTTCAGGGAGGAGTAAGCCACAGTTGGATTCGATATCCATATTCTGCTGGAGCTTTCACAATGTTTAAACCTGAACAGATAAAGGAATTATCTCCCTATATTTCTACTCCAGAAGGAAGGGTTCATTTTGCTGGTGAACATGCCTCAACGGCCCACGCTTGGATCCAAGGTGCAATCGAGTCAGGAATCCGTGCTGCACACGAAGTCAATGACTTACCAAGAACTTTCTTTCCGAACAAAAGAGGGTAA
- a CDS encoding heavy-metal-associated domain-containing protein, which translates to MKTVIFKMEPFSCPSCAAIIEKVLRKQLGVGEVKIQFFSNKINITFEEHKITVSKLEEVLTKLGYPVIGSKVRS; encoded by the coding sequence ATGAAAACAGTGATCTTTAAGATGGAACCATTTAGCTGTCCTTCTTGTGCAGCTATCATTGAAAAAGTTTTACGTAAGCAACTAGGTGTAGGAGAAGTTAAAATTCAATTCTTTAGTAATAAAATAAATATTACCTTCGAAGAGCATAAAATCACAGTTTCCAAATTAGAGGAAGTATTAACTAAATTAGGTTATCCGGTTATTGGAAGTAAGGTCCGATCCTAG
- a CDS encoding cation-translocating P-type ATPase has product MSRKAQGITLLIASGLIVLSFLFRRMEVWYLGDIFMIISAFVAGYHIFTKALKGLRFKIIGIELLVTIAVIGAIIIGEYWEAAAVTFLFMLGSYLEARTLEKTRSSLEKLMEYYPSQATVLKNGEELVIDADDVVEGDIVIVKPGEKIPVDGIILKGNASINQSMITGESIPVFKQEKDDVFSGTINESGYMHIEAIHVGEETTLSKIIELVEEAQESKAKTQMFLEKFAKYYTPLIIVLAILLWIFTKDIRLALTMLVISCPGALVISVPISIVAGIGHGARNGVLIKGGEYMEKLAEIDVVAFDKTGTLTKGTPKVMNVKVFGSVSVEELIKKVACAERASEHPLAKAIVSKAREIGITSFVTPENFEVVLGKGIIATIENETIFVGNRTFISEKLGSLPEHIEKELLIEENLGQTVVIAASDSEVHGLISIADEIREEAYTLVKALKASGVKKVIMITGDNQATATAVGNRLGLDEVYAEKLPSDKVNVVKSFQKNGRKVAMIGDGINDAPALAVADTSIAMGVAGTDVAMETADVILMNDKLSQLAYLFKISRFTMKNLKQNIFFPSLSFYCLF; this is encoded by the coding sequence ATGTCAAGAAAGGCTCAAGGTATAACGCTACTGATTGCAAGTGGATTGATTGTCCTATCGTTTCTCTTTCGTAGAATGGAAGTCTGGTATTTAGGCGATATCTTTATGATCATCTCAGCGTTTGTCGCCGGGTATCATATTTTTACAAAGGCTTTGAAAGGATTACGCTTTAAAATAATTGGGATCGAACTTCTAGTCACAATCGCGGTGATCGGTGCAATAATCATCGGTGAATATTGGGAAGCAGCCGCCGTAACCTTTTTATTTATGCTTGGTTCATATTTAGAGGCGAGAACACTAGAGAAAACGCGCTCTTCACTTGAAAAGCTGATGGAATATTATCCATCTCAAGCAACCGTCCTAAAAAATGGCGAGGAATTGGTGATAGATGCTGATGATGTAGTCGAAGGTGATATTGTCATTGTCAAACCAGGTGAAAAAATTCCCGTTGATGGAATCATTTTAAAAGGGAATGCCAGTATTAATCAATCGATGATTACTGGTGAATCAATTCCTGTATTCAAACAAGAAAAGGATGATGTATTTAGTGGCACCATTAATGAGTCAGGGTATATGCATATTGAAGCTATCCACGTAGGAGAAGAAACAACCTTATCTAAAATCATTGAATTAGTCGAAGAAGCTCAAGAATCAAAGGCAAAGACTCAAATGTTCTTAGAGAAATTTGCCAAGTATTATACGCCTTTAATCATTGTACTTGCCATTTTGTTATGGATCTTCACAAAAGATATTCGCTTAGCGCTGACCATGCTCGTCATTTCCTGTCCTGGTGCACTTGTGATTTCTGTTCCCATCTCTATTGTTGCAGGTATTGGCCATGGAGCAAGAAATGGGGTATTGATCAAGGGTGGAGAATATATGGAAAAGCTAGCGGAAATTGATGTTGTCGCATTTGATAAAACTGGTACCTTAACGAAAGGCACGCCGAAAGTGATGAATGTGAAAGTCTTTGGAAGTGTGTCAGTTGAAGAACTGATAAAAAAAGTGGCATGTGCGGAACGAGCTTCTGAACATCCATTGGCAAAAGCGATCGTTAGTAAGGCAAGAGAGATTGGAATTACTTCTTTCGTCACTCCAGAAAACTTTGAGGTCGTGTTAGGAAAAGGGATCATCGCAACGATTGAGAATGAGACTATTTTTGTTGGCAATCGTACATTTATCTCTGAAAAACTTGGAAGTCTTCCAGAGCACATCGAAAAAGAGCTACTAATCGAGGAGAACTTAGGGCAAACCGTCGTCATCGCAGCCTCAGACTCTGAGGTACACGGCCTTATCTCGATTGCGGATGAAATTAGGGAGGAAGCCTACACCTTAGTTAAGGCATTAAAAGCCTCTGGGGTTAAAAAAGTAATTATGATAACGGGGGATAATCAAGCAACTGCAACTGCAGTGGGCAATAGGCTTGGTTTAGATGAAGTATATGCAGAAAAACTACCTTCTGATAAAGTAAATGTCGTGAAAAGTTTTCAGAAAAATGGTAGGAAAGTTGCGATGATTGGGGATGGAATTAATGATGCTCCTGCTCTAGCAGTGGCAGATACGAGTATTGCAATGGGGGTAGCAGGAACCGATGTGGCGATGGAAACCGCAGATGTTATTCTTATGAATGATAAACTATCACAATTAGCGTACCTATTTAAAATTAGCCGTTTTACAATGAAGAATTTAAAGCAAAACATCTTCTTTCCCTCACTGTCGTTCTATTGCTTATTTTAG
- a CDS encoding Crp/Fnr family transcriptional regulator has protein sequence MKCDCILSCVGKVPIFKSLSDEETQKVSSLVTRKSYKKGEMLFLEEQKLDCLFIVHVGKVKISRVTSSGQEHLIRILATGDFIGEDTLFEEKLTDTFAEAIEPAEACIIRLKDMQKIINETPAIGLKLLTEVSRRLKKTEQLLNILQMQSIDQRVATILMDLMKEHRDKQNKQTPDIKLDVKKGDLAKFIGITPESLSRKLSLFQEKGWIELIGQRQINIKDEGALLKIVLNEV, from the coding sequence ATGAAATGTGATTGCATCCTTTCTTGTGTAGGAAAAGTACCCATATTCAAGTCCTTATCAGACGAGGAAACGCAAAAAGTAAGTTCTTTAGTTACAAGGAAGAGTTATAAAAAAGGGGAAATGCTTTTTTTAGAAGAGCAAAAGCTGGATTGCTTGTTTATCGTACACGTAGGGAAAGTGAAGATAAGCAGAGTTACAAGTTCAGGTCAGGAACATCTTATTCGCATTCTTGCTACGGGTGACTTCATCGGTGAAGATACACTATTTGAAGAAAAACTAACTGATACGTTTGCTGAAGCCATTGAACCAGCTGAAGCGTGTATCATTCGTCTGAAAGATATGCAAAAAATAATTAACGAGACTCCTGCTATTGGGCTAAAGCTATTAACAGAGGTTAGTAGACGCCTGAAGAAAACCGAGCAGTTGCTGAACATTTTACAAATGCAAAGCATCGATCAACGTGTTGCTACAATATTAATGGATTTAATGAAGGAACATAGAGACAAACAGAACAAACAAACTCCAGACATTAAATTGGATGTAAAAAAGGGTGACTTGGCTAAATTTATTGGTATTACTCCGGAAAGTTTAAGCCGTAAGCTTTCACTCTTCCAAGAAAAAGGCTGGATTGAACTTATTGGTCAACGTCAAATTAACATAAAGGACGAAGGGGCTCTTTTGAAAATTGTCCTAAATGAGGTTTAG
- a CDS encoding thioredoxin family protein codes for MCLQLEKVVFAAVNELGIKATVKKITDLEEIVNYGVFAIPTVSNEWSYKGKWSVIKQKEIMKWLKELI; via the coding sequence ATCTGTCTTCAATTAGAAAAAGTAGTTTTTGCCGCGGTAAATGAACTAGGAATAAAGGCTACAGTAAAAAAAATTACGGACCTAGAAGAAATCGTCAATTATGGAGTGTTTGCGATACCTACAGTATCAAATGAATGGAGTTATAAAGGCAAGTGGTCGGTCATCAAGCAAAAAGAAATAATGAAATGGCTTAAAGAACTAATCTAA
- a CDS encoding DUF2975 domain-containing protein — protein MKQVSTLFLKLAVILIGIPILALCIFLVPKIANFAAELYPNLPYIKYFVFLFFYGTAIPFYFALYQTFTLLSYIDKNNAFSELSVRAIKKIKDSAITISILYVLGMPLFYLVAEMDDAPGIIVIGLVVMFASTVIAVFAAVLQKLLKEAIDIKSENDLTV, from the coding sequence ATGAAACAAGTGTCAACGCTTTTTTTAAAGTTAGCTGTTATACTGATCGGAATTCCTATTCTGGCTTTGTGCATCTTTTTGGTGCCTAAGATAGCGAATTTTGCAGCGGAATTATATCCCAACCTTCCTTATATTAAATATTTCGTTTTCCTGTTTTTTTATGGAACGGCGATCCCATTTTACTTTGCTCTTTATCAAACTTTTACCCTTTTAAGCTATATTGATAAGAACAATGCTTTCTCGGAATTATCTGTTAGAGCTATAAAAAAAATAAAGGATAGTGCAATTACAATCAGTATTTTGTATGTGCTAGGCATGCCACTCTTTTATCTCGTCGCGGAGATGGACGACGCTCCAGGTATTATCGTAATCGGCTTGGTCGTTATGTTTGCTTCAACGGTAATTGCGGTCTTTGCAGCTGTTCTTCAAAAACTGTTAAAAGAAGCGATTGATATAAAATCAGAAAATGACTTAACGGTCTGA
- a CDS encoding helix-turn-helix transcriptional regulator: MAIIINIDVMLAKRKMSVTELSERVGITMANLSILKNGKAKAVRLSTLEAICKALECQPGDILEYRSDEDNS; the protein is encoded by the coding sequence ATGGCAATAATAATCAATATTGATGTGATGTTGGCAAAAAGGAAAATGAGCGTAACTGAACTCTCTGAGAGGGTAGGCATAACAATGGCTAACCTTTCGATACTGAAAAATGGAAAGGCTAAAGCGGTTAGGCTTTCAACGTTAGAGGCCATTTGCAAAGCTTTAGAATGCCAACCAGGTGACATTTTAGAATACAGAAGTGACGAAGACAATTCATGA